In the Rhododendron vialii isolate Sample 1 chromosome 2a, ASM3025357v1 genome, TTGCATCACGTTGAGGCGACCCTCGCTAACTAAGTAGCGGGCAGCGCCGCTACTAAACCCAAGGGCCGTGGATAAAACCTTGTGGATGCTCTCACGAACAGGAGGGATAATGACTTCTCCCGAGCCGAAACCGCTGAGGTACGCATGGAACTCCTCTATAGTGGGACAAAGTTCTTACTCGCTGAAATGGAACACGTGAACCTCGGGATCCCAAAGATTCGCGGCTGCCCTCAAGAGCTCGGGGCGAAGACGAATGTTGCGAAGGTATCTCATGGAGTAGAGGCCATGAGCCCGGAAGTTGAGCCAATCAATGCCCTCCATTGAAACCAGTCATGTGCGGAGCGAACCGGTGAGCGAAAAGGGCCATTGAGAGGAGGAGTGAGCTTTAGAAGAATGAGAGTTGAGTGGGATAGAAAGAATTTGAAGTAGAAGACCTGAACTTATAGGAAGGATGGAGGAAACAACTTCAACTTTCAAGGAGCCTTGGGTtccaaaagtgcaaattttccaTGGGTTTTGCATGGGAAAAGGCTTGGTCATAGCATGGAAGCATAATGCAGGCATGCACTGGCTCAGAAATGCCATTGCACAGGTCAAACTTCAACCATCGTGCAATCTGTCTTGGAAAACAACGAAACGCTGACTGTCAAAAAAACAACCACGTGCGGCATAATGGAGCCACGCGCGGTATATTGAAACCAGAAAGTCAGCACGGTGTCATACTAATATACCGCGGAATCTTATGACATAACGCAAGGTATTTTGAAGACCCGCACGGCATATTATGTCTGCATTTCTATAGTTTTTGACAACAAAAGAATGGAATGAATTGGAGGCATCTTGGGGCACCATCGACCACCAGAACACACTCCAACAAGTATTTAGGACTTCAGGGATGTCGAGATGTCAAATCACGTCTCGGATCTTTTCAAGTTGTTTTCTCAAGTCTCACAAGTCACGTTGGTCAAAAGAAACTTGGTCCAAGTTTCGGTTCGGGTCCCGAGACAAAGTTTGAGATTGTCATCCTTTAAAGTCAactttttcctagtttttgAGTATATTCCAAGCGTGAAGTTAAAACTTCCGAGTCGCGTACCAAATCTTAAAGGTTGACGTAACCATATTCAAGCCCATAGCAAGGGCATCTGTGTAAATTCTCAGATAAAGCCTCAATTTCTCAAGATTTGATCAATtgcttttttgatttctcttcctttgtccatatgattttcatttcaaaccctGTATCAGAATCATTTTTGCGATCATTGGTTAGTTGCACATTACGGTAATAATCTTGGTTGTTCAATTTCTTTAGTACTGCAATAAAAAACGAAATTGAATAACAAAGACATTGAAAGAACCATTTCTATACATAAAATCCTGGGCATCCATGAGTCGAAGTACATAAGTAAAATAAGGCTTGCAAGCCTGATGCACAAAATCCTATTTACCAAGGGTAAACAGGCATCCTACAAAGGGAAGCACGTCGGCTCCgtcaaaagacaaaaagcaaaaaaagagtCATCTCTATCCTCACCCTGCTCCTCGTCCTCCTCAGAGACATCCTCCTCTACCTCGGAGCTGACAACCTTCTGAGTGCGAGTCACCCTAGGCACGGTACTGCCGGAGGTGTCCTCCAGATCAACGTCTATAGGCTCCTCGGTCTTGTCTGAAATGGTAATAGGCTCCTCCTCGGTGCCACCAGAGTGTCGCTGTCTCTTTGATGGACGCTCCTCTCGAGAGCCAGCAAAGGAAGCCTGTTGCATAGGCATGCGAACAGACTTCCTGCGTAGTCCTTGAGCAGCCCATCCTCTAGCCTGCAATAACACAACATTCATATAGCATTCGCATCATAATCATGAGTAAGTGTAATGGAGAACGACTAAGATTTAAGGGTTTACCATCGTCCCTCCAACGCGAGTCAGTACTGTCGGGGGATGACCCATGACATATTGACGCACCAGCTGCTCCAGGCCCATCATGGCCACTGCCATTTCCCTGGCATACTCCAGAGTCACCTATTTGTTGAAAGGAAAAATCAGAACGTGCAGTGACAATAGCAAGACGTACTAACGGAACAAAAATAAGATATACCTGAGCAAGAAACTTTAGAGGCTCGACTGTAAGACGTGGCACTTCCACCAGGCCAGGGACTCCCTAAGTGGTCACCACGTCCACTATCCTGGAAAACGCAGGCAACTTGGCCCCGCTCTGACCCACGTCGTCACCACGGCCTCCACCTCCTCTACCTCCATCTCCTCTCCTGCTACCTCTTCCCCCTCTTCCACTTCTACCGCCTCTACCACCTCTGTTGCCTCGCGCTGGCTGCGTCACCTCCCAAGCATCACGTATCCCAAGGCTCTGCATCAGGTACTGAGCCTGGTACTCGGTGTAGTCAGCAGTACAACCAGTGCCCGCCTGAAAGAACGGCTCCAGCTCGGGGTCTGGTCTCATGAACCGCTCAACCTCTCCCCGAGTGTACTGACTCGTCCTCTGCATCAGAGGAGGGAGTGGCCCAAGGACTCGAAAGCATCCAGCCTTAGCGACTGACGTGATACCTGGTCACCCAGGTTCCACTGCCAGCCGTAAGGGGACTCGAAAAGCACTTTCCCCCTCGTCACCTCCTTGCTTCGCGTGACGTAAGGGACCTCGAAGCGATCCCAGATCCTCCAGTAGACCTgccataaaaaaaatgagcaacATCGACATACTTTACGAATTGAAATGGGTATGATGGATGTAAAGGTGTGTTCGTACCTGGTCAGGACGCAGCTCATCCAGAAAGAGACGGAAGGCATTCAGATTGCCCTTCCCCTTCTTCACCCCTCTATACTCCTTCGACCAATGCAAGGCTCGAGGGAGTATTGTGTCATCCGAGCACATGGTCTCGGGAGGGTACATGCCTAGTACCTTTTACGTCCAAAGCTGCAAGTCAAGGCATCGAAAGTCAGTAAAAGACAGAAATATATAATAGAAAGTTGACTATTCAAAGGAAAGGGATTGAGATATACCTCTCAGACCCTCCAGTACCCATTGAGGCTCACTCTTGCCCCTCGGGAGAGAGATCCCATGAAGGCATAGCACGTCCCCAGGGCTGCACCTCCCCAGTCAGAACAGGCAATCTCTTCGACGTCCCTCATGGCCGGCAAGAGCGAAAGGTGTACTCGGTTGCGCTTGTTGGGAAATAGGGACGCACCGAGCATGTACAGCAAAAAGcacctcgccatctgctcctcctGTTCCCCGTCCGTCGGGAGCTCCTCCATCCAAAACCCCAAAAGCTGTGCTTACTGGGCATCATCCATCTCCGCCCTCAGTACATACCCCACCATCAGCCTCTGGAACTCCGCACTCCTCCCCGTCGCGGTGTCAAaggggatagggtcacctccaaccgatgatcgccgcaaagtccaatggcgtcaccgtcatctcgcCAAAAGAGAAGTGGAACAAGTTCGTcgtatcccaccacctctcggcaaATGCCCTCACCACCTGACGATCGTTGCTCGCCCTTGTCAACACCCCAACGAACTCCCCGAAGCCCGCCTGCCTCACTATCTCCCTCACTGCCTCGGGGAGCCTCTCCCAAAACTTCAGCACATGCATCTACCGCACCATCGTAGCAGAAGATCGGGATCGCCTGTTATAATAAAATGGCCATGGTCAGCAAACAGGTATAGCATGCAAGACAAATACAATATTCAAAGTGAGGAAATGAAAGTACAATGCATTGGAATTTGAAATGCAAATATTTAAAGTATGCCTCGTCTCGCTGCAGAGAAAGGTGCCGCTGAGGGTCCCTTAAAACTAGAGCCTCGTTGTACGTAGGCCTCTCCGGCTTGTAAGCGTCCAAAAGAGAAGGCACCACTATGTGCTGGAAGGGCACGTAGGGCGCCTCGCCGTAAGCTCCTCGCCCCTGTAAGGCCTTGGTCGCCTTATCTACGACGCTCCTGCGAGGGACTGCCTCGCCCTCAGCCTCCTCCTCAGCCTGTGGCTCCCTGCTAGCCCCAGTCTCAAGCTCAGCATGGAGCTCTGACTCACGGGACTCAAGCAAAGCCCCAGCCAGCCTAGGTACCCCTCACAAAGTTTCCACCAGGTCCGCGAGGGACGCTGTCTCTTAAAAGGCCCCTACACCAATGTGTCGCGACGACCCTGCACCCGCTCCACTACCTACGAACATGGCCGGTGTCTCCCGTTCCCCGGCTGGCTCCTCCTCGACAACGGGGGCCTTCCCCAGGTCGGCCCGAGGCACCCTCACGGGAGAGGCGTCAGCCTCCTCCTCTACCCGGTCCAAACCGCCATCACCCTCGGCCTCCGCGCCCTTCTCCTCCAAACCGATTGCACCCTCTGATCAGCCCGTAGCCTCCTCCTCATTCCCTCGTACCATTGTACTCGGACTCTCCGTGCTCTAGCCATAGCCGGCCAACACCCTACTGCCATCGTTGCCACCACCATCGCCAGCCACCACGGTGGCCCAGGCCATGGCATCTTTGGCCAATGTTGTCCAAACCGAGACGCCCACAGTCTTCGGAGCACCCCCGATCGTTGTACCGCCCTTTGGAGTGATCGGAGGCAGTGTAATCTCGACCCTCGATGGATGGTCACCACCGGGTACTTCCATGATCAatatgagagggagagaatgatcaggagagagagagagagagagggaaattcGAACGGTGGGGCGTACTGTGTACGCCTCACCTATATATACCTCCCCCATGAACCGGTACGTCTGGAATAAAACCTAGACCGGGTTCATAGCCTAAATGCCGCACGGCATTTTGGCTGAAATGCGCGGCGTAATGATCAAGCATGCAGAATTCTTTGCTTTGTTACCCCGCGCGACCCTCTGCAAGCTACACGCGGCATTATGGGTTATTTTGACAGTTCGAGTCTTGGACAATTTCTAGACGTTCGAAACTCTGTTATTTGGGTTTGCTTAAGTTCGTTTGGGGACAGAAGAAAGATAATAAACAGTAAGAAGAGAAAGgtaacttttcattcataaaACCCGGGGTTACCCCCGGGATTTTTCattacattcaaaaaaaaaactcaaaaagaagaaaagaaggaaaatccTACTACCCCCTGCTTTTTCTTCTTCGTCCTCCTTCTCAATCGCTGCCCCCACCGGACGCATTGTTCGCTCCATCCGAACGGTCGTTAGAACCATTCGGATTCCCCTCAGAGTCCTCCGCGGTATCATCGAACTCGCGCTCCGGTGCGTACTCCGGATCGTGCTTGTCATCCAGTTGGTCGAAGGCAAAGTCTTGAAGGTTGGAGACCGCACAACGAAGGGTACGTATGGTGGAAATCAACCTCGCAATTTGCACATTGAGTTGCTCGATCAATTCCCGGTATGAGGCCATTTCGGCCTCGAGGGCAATGACGCGTGCAATAAGACCGAAATCCGCCATTAGATTGCTTTCAGAAGTTGGATTCAACATGTTCTTTGAAAAGATAGAAGAATGTGGAGAGAATTGTAAAACTTTTGATGGTGGTGCATAGAATGAGGCACCACCATCCTTATAAAGAGGCTCCAGTCGACGAAAGGGCACGCCTGCATTAATGGGCACCCTTAAACCAGCCGACTGTTCTCGAAAATCAAAGAGTTGCATGGAAAATTGAAATACCGCGCGGTACCCCTATAAACTGCACAGCATTCTAGCTCCAGAGGATTAAATTATTCTTCTCAAAAATTGTTTAACCTAGCCACCAAAATCCCCTGGAAATCAAATATTCCAGTCGTTTTGCAGAAAAGTCTATTTAGAATGTTGTGCTTGGATTAAAGTAGGGCTGTCCAGCAACCCGACCCGACAGTCAAGCCAGCGGACGGTTTCAAACAGAACAtttggtcgggttcgggttaAATTTTTGGACCCGACCAACAGTCGGTCGGGTTTCGGGTGAATGATTATAAAAGTCGGGTCACCCAACCCGACCGAATTACACATTATATAATGACAACTTTTACTTATTCTCATCATTTAGgattttctcatttctttccGCCCCACCCCAGCACAttccaccccaccccaccctcAGCCCCAGGCACCCAGCCCCACCCCACTCTCTAGTCTCTCGTTCTCTACAACCGGCGATCGGCGATCAGACTGGCCGGAGAATGACCAAAATCAGATCCTTCTCTGAGTTCTCTCCATTCTCCACATTCCACCGAGTCACTGACTCCACTCTCCACACTCGCAGCCAATCGACGACAAAACCCCCGCCTCTCCTCCTAACCCTAAATCGCCTCACCCCTCGGCCCTCACTCTAAATCGCCTCagccccctttctctctcaatcgaTTCGGAAGAAGTGAAGAACTGAGGAA is a window encoding:
- the LOC131315904 gene encoding uncharacterized protein LOC131315904, whose protein sequence is MAVAMMGLEQLVRQYVMGHPPTVLTRVGGTMARGWAAQGLRRKSVRMPMQQASFAGSREERPSKRQRHSGGTEEEPITISDKTEEPIDVDLEDTSGSTVPRVTRTQKVVSSEVEEDVSEEDEEQGEDRDDSFFAFCLLTEPTCFPL